Proteins encoded in a region of the Salvelinus sp. IW2-2015 linkage group LG27, ASM291031v2, whole genome shotgun sequence genome:
- the LOC111953802 gene encoding uncharacterized protein, which translates to MVTCGTLVKIWTLAVVIAALGWTGTVDGEKLVSCCKTVSRTEVTDPITGYWIQNYNAPCVRAVIFETEKGLFCSYHKQPWVRSKIQQFEMARLSSTFLSLSSPTSLTSTSTPTTTSLTSSPPSINSSPPSLTSTSTSLTSSPPSLTSTPTFLPSSPLSVFSSLFPLSSSSPAVPSSPPSLSSSPSYLLSSLFPASSSPPSISSSPPSFSSPRHRESTKNASTQQSTSNQ; encoded by the exons ATGGTGACCTGTGGAACTCTGGTGAAGATCTGGACATTAGCCGTCGTCATAGCAGCACTGGGCTGGACTGGGACAG TAGATGGAGAGAAGCTGGTGTCGTGCTGTAAGACAGTGTCTAGGACAGAGGTGACCGATCCCATCACAGGCTACTGGATTCAGAACTATAATGCTCCTTGTGTACGGGCCGTCAT CTTTGAGACGGAGAAGGGTCTGTTCTGTAGTTACCATAAACAACCCTGGGTACGCAGCAAGATTCAGCAGTTTGA AATGGCCCGTCTGAGCTCAacatttctctcgctctcctctccaacctctctcacctccacctccacccctacCACGACCTCcttaacctcctctcctccctccatcaactcctctccaccctctctcacttCCACCAGTACCTCcttaacctcctctcctccctctctcacctccacccctaccttcttaccctcctctcctctttctgttttctcctctcttttccctctttcctcctcttctccagccgtaccttcctctcctccctctctttcctcctctccttcctatctcctctcctctcttttccctgcctcttcctctcctccctctatctcttcctctcctccctctttctcctccccccgTCATCGGGAATCGACCAAGAATGCCTCAACTCAACAGTCAACATCCAACCAATAG